The sequence TCAGCATGAGTGCACACAACACACAATGAAACAGTGCCCTGGCCTTGTGCCAGCGATCAATCGGGGCACCGACCTCAATATACTGCCTAAGGAATAAGACATAGGAACCACAACTCTTACTCGAGCAGCCTAAAGGGCTCAGCTTGCAAGCAAGGTCAGTACCGCAACTCCATTACAAACCGTTTCAGAAAACTTCTAATTGCTCCAGCTACTGAAGGCCTTTTTCCACTGACAGCACTATGAGAAACTTCAGTTCAAGCATTTCATTAAGAGGTctcagccaaaaaaaccccagcgaCCAACTGCAGCCATATCaatgagaaaaatacaggtgACTGTACCAATGCTCCAAGGAATCAATGACAACAGTTGTCTGGTTTGACTAATTATGAGGGCACATATTTAGTTACCCAGAAATGACAGAACAGAACCCATGATGAGGCTAAGCAAACCTCCATTTGAAGTTTCAGGCATTCTGCAATCAGAAATTTCTGGGCTTTTACAAGCACTGTGCAAAGAGTTCCGTATTAATTTAATAGAAGCGTTGAATGTCTTTAAACTACAAGAAGGTTTAAAACAGAGATGATTACCCGCAGCTGATCCAGTTTCTCACGGATCTGAATGAAACCCAAGTGTAATTTGCCTCCAAAGTGGTCAGCGAGACGCCGGTCGTTGTCATGGAGACCCAGATATGCTGAACAGACTTCACACACACGCAGTTTCTGCTGCTGGAAGCTGGATGCAGGCATTGAATTTCGGTATTCTTCCTAAAGGGAGGCAAAAAGCCACGCAAATGTTAGGGAACCCTTATATAGTCACAACCCTCCAGGGAAACCCCTGCAAAGAATTGCACTGCTGCTTTCAAGAATCAAAAAAAACACCCTCAGTATAAAGGAGGTGACAAACACAATGCTTTGCAAGCACAGTTAACCTGTTATATCCCTGCAAGTGACTAGTGACCAAATATTTCGCAGCACAAATCCCTCCCTGACCCAGACAGCTCTCTTCACTAAATAAAAGtttctaaaaagcttttcttcatcTACCACACTACACTGCCAACTGCTTGCTGGCACATGGCTGAAACTGAAAAAGGAAGTGCTGGCAACACTGGAAAAGAGGTAGGACCCACCCAGCTGTTTGTCATGTACTCAGCCTAGCCCAGTCCACCATCACAATTCCTAGGAAAACCAATGCCATAcctctgcctctttcttttttgctCGGACTTTCTCCACTTCCATCAGGATCTTTTGAGACTCATCGACATTTCCTTCAGCTCCCAGCTGTTCAGCTTTAGCTAGGAGTTTTCCAATGTCTTCATTCAGCTCATGGACTTTCTCCGCCTAAAGAGAACAGTGTTTTTTAATAAGACAAAAAAACTTGCTAAAGCTTGCAGAATGactcttccctttttctctaaaaaatattgtttaataaaAGCAGTCAGTGAATGATGACTATAAATCTCCAAAAGCCAAAGCAGTTCCAACAAAAAGGGATTGGTGGGCCAAGCACAGGCAATGCAGTCACAGACACATAGCAAAGAGAGAAACCGGACACAGAGGACATCATCAGCTCTACTGCAAACAGCGGCACGTTTCTGGCTTGCAGGACAGGACAGAGTCTGCAAAACCAGCTTCTCAAATGCTTTGTATGGTCCTGAAGAAGCAAGTTCCCAAAGAGGAAACTCCATGAGCATTTACTAAGTGAAAAGACAACAATCATGGGATGCATTTACTATTCTAAGCTACTACATTAACACCGAATAGTGTGTGGGGGGGAACCAATATGCTTTTATTGCCAAGCTAAAGCAACCTATTTTAGAGTTCATGTTTTACGCTACTACGGCCCTCTGAACCAGTAAGTTTGTCACAAGAACAGCCAGAGCAGCATTTGAGGATGGCTGGAGTCCACAAGGCCTTTGTGGAGCTTAACTTCCCAGTATCAACAGTGTCAGAGACAACAGAGCACCAGTGCTCTCACACAGACTTTCAGAACAAACGTTTAATGCGAGGACAATACCTTTGCAGACACTTCAGCACTGATCTCTTCCTGTGTCTCCGCCAGGCGTTTCTTGGCCAGTTCTGTTCTCCTATCACACTCTGCAATGAAGGATTCCAGGTGATCCATCGCCTGCATGTTCAGACAAAGAACTGTGAATAAAGTGCTCTCCGTGCCAGATCTAGCTTTGACAGCCAACAGCTAGCTGGTGCAATCCCTGTGTAATGCACAAACAACCTCAAGAACAGATGCCTTGAGAAAAAATATGacactttgcagaaaaagaaaaatttgatcCCTGTCCTTAAGTCTGTCATCCATCTGGAACCTGACACAGTTCCTTTACTCTGACACGTAACAGGATGCTCACATGATGACTGCTTTGCACTGGAACTTTCAACACATAAGCAACAGGTGCAAAGACAAAAGCACTGGAATAACATAAAAAGGGAAGACAGAATTGTTCTTTCACTTGATGTGTTCCACTATAGAAAGCTAAATCTGGCAAAAGTGAAATCACAGAGCTGCCAGCTTTTAATGTCAGCTCTCCTGGGACAGGCCACCAGGTTACAATGACCTGGTACAAAGCAGCAGGTGTGGGATGCAAGGAATGCCAGAGGAGCCTCCCAGCTGGCTGGACTAATGGGGTTGCAAGGGCCATAATTACTTTTACAATTTCAAGTCAGGAATCAAGCCGGCATTCGGGTAGAGGCTGCACATTCTTGTCAGATAACACATCAAGTAACATGGCTAGCCAAAATGCCCACTGACTTCTATTGTTCAGCCAAATAACTTCAAGAGGCAGTTTCCACAAAAGTAACTAGAACTTCTCTGTACTCACATCCAGCTCAAAAAACAGATCTCTCTCTTTACTTGCAATCTCATAATCTGCTCGGAGTGCCAAGTCATGGATCTTTGTACATTCTCCCAGGTCCATTCgctgttgaaaagaaaaagaaaaatcaatgtaagAACCCTCCATTATGGCAACAAGCAGCAGATACTTAACTCTTGTCAACCATATCATATCAAAATACAGCCTCTTTAGGAAGAAAAGCTTCATCTTAACCTGTCAGTAACAGAACTAGCCAGAAGAACAATGTGCTTGCTAGAACCCCTCTTTCAGGTGTTCCTGGAACAACATTAAAACACCCCAAATGGTTTAAGTCCAATTCTACTCCTGCTCTAGGTCACAGCACAGCCTTAGAAATtgctgggagggagctgggaaggCGCAGCATGCTGCAGCAACTCCTTTAACGTGCACCAACTCCAAATGCCTCCTATTACAGAGCTACAGCACAGCAAAACATACAGCTCTGTACCCTGTTTGAAGCTACCTGAAAAGCACATCTGTGTCAGGACCAGCCCTAGTAGCATATTCTATAGTAACATATAGAACCAAATCACAGAACACAGGCAGAATGTTTCCTGTCAAGAACAAGCAGACTTAGGGGAATAAGGGCTATGGCCAGCAGAAAAGCACAAACCCATACTCAGCAACAGACTCATAATCCTACAGCTAGCCCCTTCCCACATTCAGCTGCAGCCTGGAATTTTAAAAACCTACGCAGCAAAGCTAATTCCTATGCATAAGCCCATCTAATGAGAGACTTCTTGAGAGCATCTCCCTTCCCAGAAAGCTGACTTGCATGCTGCCCTTCCTTCCCATTGCCATCAATGCTATTTaaacttgttctttttctccAACTTAGTAGTTAACCACCACACTGCTCTCAAAACATGGAAAGTGCATTTCAACATTATCAATACGTAACAGAGaacatttattcttaaaaaagaaaaatatgacattttgAAAGCCAAACTAATAAAAGGCCTAAGTGTTGAGCCACAGTACGAATGGCAGGGTACATGTCATGGCCagccatcctcctctctcctgtcaCTACCAGTCCCAAGGAGCCCAAACCTGAACGCAGAACAACAGGTGTCAACTCACtgaactgcagaaaacactaaatacAGCTAAATCTGGATGGACACAGAATCCCTGTGGAACATCACAAGCTAGAGCTGGGGGTGCCAGGGTCACCTGTGTGAAGCATTGCACTCGGACAGCAGCAATGGTAGTGTTTAGAATGAAGCAAAGCAACTAAAGCAAGCTCCACCAGGTAATGCTCTGGGTTTCGGCAGTTACCTGTGTTAttagcttttacttttttaacaaagaaaacaacTCTGGATGACTTGCCACTATTTAGTCTTCCTCATTTTGTTCAGATTTATCAGAAACAGGAGGCCATAGGCAGCAGGCTACAGAAACAGACGCTGTATCCAGGAATAAGTCCTGCTGAGCTCACTTAATGCTAGAAATCTAATGCCTACCAAAAAAAAGCATCTGGTACTTTCAGAGCTTGATCACATTTATCTTCAGGCAAGCCTCTTCAAAGAATGCTAGCAAACTATTGTTATTTTACCACAAAAATAACTTTCCATGATGTGACTTAAATCTTGTATAGTTATTCTACTGAGATCCCTTTCCAATATAGAGAGAAAATAGCAATATTAGATGTGATTGTCACAGATCAGAAAATATTCTTATCTGAACTCTTCTTGCAAGCTGAGCCACTAGCTCCACTTCAGAGAAGGGGCTCTAACCCACAACTTCAGAAGAGCCGACAGTGTGCTCCATATTCCTCTCCCTGTTTGTTAAAAGGCAACAAATCCCTCAACCTCTTCCTCTTGGCGAGAACATTCAGGTCTCACCGGCATACAAACCTCAAGTCTCCCTCCATGTCCTTGGAGATGATCTAGGTGCCTGGAGATTTTCACAGGTATTGCTCACCGCAGGTAAGATCACTAGCCCTTCGGTCTCAAAGACTCCTCTCGTCACAGGGAGGCCTGTCATCAAGTACTCACCCTTGCCAGCAGTGATCATGGCTTGCTCCAGTCAACACCCATGGCTGGTTTATAATACAGGTATTTGAGACAGGTAACCAGCAGAGCCTGAGTAAGGATTTAACTCCCCATACACACAAAGATTCAATACATTTACATGCCACTGATAATTACTCCTGCTCGCATTTGCTGAGCAATCCACATTCCGAGGTACCTCTTATGACCTCCACTAAACTGCTAACTCACCAGAAAGTCTACTTCTGTGAAGGCGGCTCTGTAATAGTATTCAGAGCTGCAGAGTTTCCCCCAAGTGAAAAAGGAAAGTGCAGACCCCCACGAAAACAATTCTGCAACCTACAAACTTCAGCTCACTCTTAACTCCCAGTGGGGAATACAGTACATTCCCTGAATGTAATTTCCAAGCTATGTTCTACCTGGGCAGCTTTCAGAATCATCTGTCCACTTATTAGTGGAGCTAAAATTCAGGATTACTAGCTGGTGCCATCTCTGAATGTGCTGCAGTACTTCCACTGACGGAAATATGCTTACCCTTAGCTGCAGAGCTAACTCAGTGCAGGCCACTAACAATCTAGATGACAAGACCCCTGACAACAGCACACAGGCATACTAAACTAACTTGTGTTCTCCCagaattttcctcctttcccacgGAGAGCAAAGAGAACCATTGTAGCTTATTTAGTGACAAGTTTAGACAAGTTTCTGGGGTCAAAGGCTCTTATGACCAGAAACACCAGcacacaaacaaagcaaacatcAACATGCCTGCTACAACTCTCAGGAATATTCCAGAGCTTTACTTACAGTCTGGACTCCTCTTACTCTGCACCTGAAGGTCAGTGAATGGGTCTCCATCACATTTCATCGAGCACAGCTACCCAAGGGATCCAGCTTCCTGCTCGTCTCCAATCAGCCTCCCGCTAAGGAATATCTGCACACATGAAGGATGCAGCAATAACAATGCCTTTGGGGGGAGGATGCAACATAACCAGCACCAGAAGGCTTGGAGCATCTGTTGGAAGTTTCCAAAAAGATCCAAGGTCCTGATTTCTGCAGTAATACACATCCAGAGACAGATCCAGCTGAGGCTGATTCACCCTCACAGCTCTTTCCTTAACGGAGCACTGTAAGATGCCAGTGAACCTGACCGAGATCACGAGGAAAGCCTGCACCTTCCAGTTAAGTTTCATTCTGTGCTGGTAGTGCTGACAGCTGAAATGCTGTTCCTGTTCCAGACATCACATGTTCTTTCAACACAGATCTGTAGCACCAATACTTTTTCTTGCCCCCCAAAAGCTGCTGACAGCAGTGTAGAGCTCCACAGCCACTTAAAGGCCACCACAAGATCACCACAAGACCATCTGAGTGATCCACAAGATCACCTTCACAGAAGCAGCCTTCCCTACTGCTCCCGCATGAGATTTCTGAGCATAAATTCCACAGCAAGAGGGAAGAGACAACTCACTGCAGACAAGTAACAACAGAAGCAAGAGCAACAGATTTCTCAATGTGCGTCTCCACCCCAGGAGACTCGTAACGAACACATCTGAACACCTTAAACTTCCTCCGTGCTTTGGCACTAGCTCCAACAGTCACGCACAGCACTTAATTGAACCCCTTTGACTCACCGTTTAACTTCTTCCTGGAAACGTGCCAGAGGAGGTAGAAGGCAGCCTGCATCTACAAAACATTGCTTGGGCCCCCCCCAAAATGTTGTAGAAtctcatgttaaaaaaatataccaTAACCACAATGACCTGCATGAAGGATGGAGGTGGGCAGAAGGTGATTTAAGCagctttaaaattctgaaatgaaagTGAGGTGATACGGAGGCTGACGGAGCAATCGCTGGAAAATACATCTGAgcttcaaattaataaaaaataaatacagagttaTACAGAGGTTGGTATTCAACTCCTTCAATCTTATTCTGTAACAGCAGCCACTGAGAAGCTAAAGTTTGAGAATTCAGAGCCAAGGCAGATTTTGCTGAAGCTCTTTCTACTAGTGCTGTCAGAGCCTTGCTATCACAGCGGCAGGGAGGAAGGAGTGCCAGCCCTCCCCTTTGTTGGCAACCCACTGTGTCAAACCCAG comes from Strix aluco isolate bStrAlu1 chromosome 15, bStrAlu1.hap1, whole genome shotgun sequence and encodes:
- the LUC7L gene encoding putative RNA-binding protein Luc7-like 1 isoform X3, with amino-acid sequence MSAQAQMRALLDQLMGTARDGDETRQRVKFTDDRVCKSHLLDCCPHDILAGTRMDLGECTKIHDLALRADYEIASKERDLFFELDAMDHLESFIAECDRRTELAKKRLAETQEEISAEVSAKAEKVHELNEDIGKLLAKAEQLGAEGNVDESQKILMEVEKVRAKKKEAEEEYRNSMPASSFQQQKLRVCEVCSAYLGLHDNDRRLADHFGGKLHLGFIQIREKLDQLRKTVAEKQEKRNQDRLRRREEREREERMGRRSGSRNRDRRRSRSRDRRRRRSRSASRERRKSRSRSRDRHRRHRSRSRSHSRGHRRGSRDRSSKHKKEVWTIRK
- the LUC7L gene encoding putative RNA-binding protein Luc7-like 1 isoform X4, translated to MSAQAQMRALLDQLMGTARDGDETRQRVKFTDDRVCKSHLLDCCPHDILAGTRMDLGECTKIHDLALRADYEIASKERDLFFELDAMDHLESFIAECDRRTELAKKRLAETQEEISAEVSAKAEKVHELNEDIGKLLAKAEQLGAEGNVDESQKILMEVEKVRAKKKEAEEEYRNSMPASSFQQQKLRVCEVCSAYLGLHDNDRRLADHFGGKLHLGFIQIREKLDQLRKTVAEKQEKRNQDRLRRREEREREERMGRRSGSRNRDRRRSRSRDRRRRRSRSASRERRKSRSRSRDRHRRHRSRSRSHSRGHRRGSRDRSSKHKRVL
- the LUC7L gene encoding putative RNA-binding protein Luc7-like 1 isoform X2, producing MQMGDETRQRVKFTDDRVCKSHLLDCCPHDILAGTRMDLGECTKIHDLALRADYEIASKERDLFFELDAMDHLESFIAECDRRTELAKKRLAETQEEISAEVSAKAEKVHELNEDIGKLLAKAEQLGAEGNVDESQKILMEVEKVRAKKKEAEEEYRNSMPASSFQQQKLRVCEVCSAYLGLHDNDRRLADHFGGKLHLGFIQIREKLDQLRKTVAEKQEKRNQDRLRRREEREREERMGRRSGSRNRDRRRSRSRDRRRRRSRSASRERRKSRSRSRDRHRRHRSRSRSHSRGHRRGSRDRSSKHKSSRDRSSREKSRDRERKEKSSSERRHESTNGKSRSKRSEEREAGEI
- the LUC7L gene encoding putative RNA-binding protein Luc7-like 1 isoform X5, which codes for MDLGECTKIHDLALRADYEIASKERDLFFELDAMDHLESFIAECDRRTELAKKRLAETQEEISAEVSAKAEKVHELNEDIGKLLAKAEQLGAEGNVDESQKILMEVEKVRAKKKEAEEEYRNSMPASSFQQQKLRVCEVCSAYLGLHDNDRRLADHFGGKLHLGFIQIREKLDQLRKTVAEKQEKRNQDRLRRREEREREERMGRRSGSRNRDRRRSRSRDRRRRRSRSASRERRKSRSRSRDRHRRHRSRSRSHSRGHRRGSRDRSSKHKSSRDRSSREKSRDRERKEKSSSERRHESTNGKSRSKRSEEREAGEI